One window from the genome of Plasmodium relictum strain SGS1 genome assembly, chromosome: 12 encodes:
- a CDS encoding aminophospholipid transporter, putative, which translates to MKFNLKEIALKIKNDKKKEEKTLLKQLKNIVYKIRKKVNLKFFLKSERGSILLYYDEYSCENKQKVNITAFLSPIFLSFYKIKYFIINLFNDACFFYILKKKRKKSKNVTKKLEKDKTILRNFDRCIFLNKTKDNISHKHIIEICKNYLTNILHNIHNLENEGKIRNYIKDAEIKKTKRMFINKISNLNDFDSDNTLYISDESLIKKIMLTNKYENHYFYNEKKIRERKKLHRINVYDEKSVKTYLIKNNISLKNNTNKIYSCHKNKYQLIIHVLFNKFKNIFFLTFLILCILQQIRIIRKNNYVYFAISFYFLYIFYILKDIDKIMQKIKNENNVNCKYYKRVTHVGLMEVKYSNIKVGDILYLEENEDCPVDLILLKRFDNEKNVFISSKNFDGYTDLKLKKCLKITRNLPNIYDIFRLKIKIIIEKPHIYSDKMNGLFILVNCNEFVQSIYNDLKSLQYIFYKNVHNKKNYYNEIFNYLIEDTYIENSFKCFNFLLKKSIYLLEHSCKIKNCSNILCDTLYPDNLNNILHTRKNIINNYNDSKNCNYDLISKNNTSNSLKNTKNEDITDNNYISTNNCNIFTKKDILINNNTKIITKTYQDSFCTNLDNNDLYNINKNYFSLKKKMSQNTYIKYKENIKIENIIWSNSKIIKGNIYGLVAYIGLDKKTNMIVNSKNNISLIENEIKVKMKILLIIIVTISSFLCLREKHILEKNIVVIFLNYFLLLFSFMPFINNFYIYLISKYYYFILRKNKKVDKFTIFNYNIINEFSNTYFLLCDKTGTLTKNDLQLHKFHFLFDEFTIENSELFFNIFLKIVDFNLVFNSCNKIKNNTILKNIEKYDTGNNVCLYKKIFNKILNYTNEEINKIFLTFLCILFCNNIIITNKKKNSRGNIEKIESLYSTSVEENVLIDFLKYNGMHILYKDNNHIVIGIYNSINAEKKRKKLRKEQNKITNTDHKHADCKTFSCENNIYNKNKIWNDTNIYCKNSLKKEHSFYKSNKKNNIGNLKHSKHRKHIMDTCSTSNNSDYSKYNRKNFQKGIKKYNFEILEFLQFDSNNKIMCILISYNNKIFNFIKGSDEIIINMLSIKENKKQLKKLCKCFSSNGFRVLTFAYKEIPQNEYDEYKKSSNNFNKEDYFKNTFNKNINILAIITFKEEIQKNAKICLDMFRKANIKTWILSGDKKENIMSISNSLKLINENNIFCDLNEKKLLYLYKYKNKAISNISSKKCLLSNYSSSSSYKKKFHDDVGKYSFFNNCNNNYQTKKKKTLTYSNSLKNIMNSNNYNSTNNKNIKNSDNDDKKEIIYNISNNDNIIKNEFSCLHEDKRKNITNNSIHTKGYELDKNSTHNIILNKDEIIGILKTMLYDYDMKKKKKKKIEKKKIKDYCLNNIVYVINGDIIDYYLKYQQREFINVLKNSKCVLFYRCSSIQKGMIVRSLKKNTKYSICSIGDDVNDLNMFNESDISITIYNSKNNICNLYADIKLSSFEDLGTLFFLYGNVIYRNFNLIAKYIYYRRITLFFLQFYFSYFFNCRFSIFSNISLLCYFILFTVITNISILLSQSDIRDNVLKNNIIFYKFLKNDLFSLKFFYKVLWVSLYQAFLIFTLSYYFFFDLNYEINTLTILVITHLLQSLCLLNKCSLVIFIIHILFFVIYFILLIILNKFHFIYFYVNLKLLINMLICNSIINFPSIIYYLYKKCKHKNSALISMKSFQSFSSKCDQIFNIDTFSFDNVDFNIKKKNIFQRCFSKFLKD; encoded by the exons atgaagtttaatttaaaagagattgcattaaaaataaaaaatgataaaaaaaaggaagaaaaaaCATTATTGAAACaactaaaaaatatagtatataaaataagaaaaaaagttaatttaaaattttttcttaaatctGAAAGAGGAAGTATATTATTATACTACGATGAATATTCTTGcgaaaataaacaaaaagtCAATATAACTGCATTTCTATctcctatttttttatctttctataagataaaatattttattattaatttatttaatgatgcttgctttttttatattttgaaaaaaaaaagaaaaaaatctaaaaatgtaacaaaaaaattagaaaaagataaaaccATTTTAAGAAATTTTGATCGTTgtattttcttaaataagACAAAAGACAACATATCCCATAAGCATATAATTGAAATTTGCAAAAACTACTTAACAAATATACTACataatatacataatttagaaaatgaaggtaaaattagaaattatataaaggatgctgaaattaaaaaaacgaAACGAATGTTTATTAACAAAATAAGCAATTTAAATGACTTCGACTCAGACAATACATTATACATAAGCGATGAAtccttaataaaaaaaataatgcttacaaataaatatgaaaatcattatttttataatgaaaaaaaaataagagaaCGAAAAAAATTGCATAGAATAAATGTTTATGACGAAAAATCAGTTAAaacttatttaataaaaaataatattagcTTAAAGAATAATAccaataaaatttattcatgtcataaaaataagtatcaattaataattcatgttttatttaataaatttaaaaatattttttttcttacttttctaattttatgtatattgcagcaaataagaattattagaaaaaataattatgtatattttgctattagcttttattttttatatattttttatatattaaaagatattgataaaattatgcaaaaaataaaaaatgaaaataatgtaaattgTAAATATTACAAAAGGGTAACTCATGTAGGACTAATGGAAGTTAAATATTCTaatataaaa GTAGGAGATATTCTATATTtggaagaaaatgaagattgCCCAGTTGATCTAATTTTGCTTAAAAGATTTGATAAcgaaaaaaatgtttttatttcttcaaaaaattttgatgGCTATACagatttaaaattaaaaaaatgtttaaagATTACAAGAAATTTACCAAATATATACGATATTTTtagattaaaaataaaaataataattgaaAAGCCACATATATATTCTGATAAAATGAATggattatttatattagtCAACTGTAATGAATTTGTTCAAAGTATttataatgatttaaaatcattacaatatattttttataaaaatgttcataataaaaaaaattattataatgaaatttttaattatttaattgaagatacatatattgaaaattcttttaaatgcttcaattttttgttaaaaaaatctATATATTTGTTAGAACATAGttgcaaaataaaaaattgtagCAATATTCTATGTGATACACTATATCcagataatttaaataatattttacacACAAGAAAGAATATCATTAATAATTACAACGATAGTAAAAATTGTAATTATGATTTAATTTCCAAAAATAATACTTCAAACTCTTTAAAAAACACgaaaaatgaagatataacagataataattatatatccactaataattgtaatatatttacaaaaaaagatatattaattaataataacacGAAAATTATAACTAAAACTTATCAAGATTCCTTTTGCACTAATTTAGATAATAATGatctttataatattaataaaaattactttagtttaaaaaaaaaaatgagtcagaatacttatataaaatataaagaaaatataaaaattgaaaatatcaTATGGAGTAAtagtaaaattataaaaggaAACATATATGGTTTGGTAGCATATATAggattagataaaaaaacgAATATGATTGttaatagtaaaaataatatatcattaattgaaaatgaaataaaagttaaaatgaaaatattattaatcaTAATAGTAACTATTAGCAGTTTTTTATGTTTAAGagaaaaacatatattagaaaaaaacatTGTTGTAATCTTTTTgaactattttttattactattttcattcatgccttttattaataatttttatatatatttaataagcaaatattattattttattttaagaaaaaataaaaaagttgataagtttacaatttttaattataatataattaacgAATTTTCTAACacttattttcttttgtGTGATAAAACAGGCACATTAACTAAAAATGATTTGCAATTACATaagtttcattttttatttgatgaaTTTACAATAGAAAATAgtgaacttttttttaatatatttttaaaaatagttgATTTCAATCTTGTTTTTAATTcatgtaataaaataaagaacaatactattttaaaaaatatagaaaaatatgataCAGGAAATAATgtatgtttatataaaaaaattttcaataaaatattaaattatactaacgaggaaataaataaaattttcttaacatttttatgcatattattttgtaataatataataataacaaataaaaaaaaaaacagtaggggaaatatagaaaaaattgaatCCTTGTACTCTACGAGTGTTGAGGAAAATGTTTTAAttgattttttaaagtataaCGGTAtgcatattttatataaagataaCAATCACATTGTTATTGGTATTTATAATTCAATAAATGcagaaaaaaagagaaaaaaactAAGAAAAGagcaaaataaaataactaaTACAGATCATAAGCATGCTGATTGTAAAACATTTTCAtgtgaaaataatatatataataaaaataagatatgGAATGACACCAATATATATTGTAAAAATTCATTGAAAAAGGAGCATAGTTTTTacaaatcaaataaaaaaaataatattggaAATTTAAAACATTCTAAACATAGAAAACATATAATGGATACTTGTAGTACTAGCAATAATAGTGATTATTCAAAATacaatagaaaaaattttcaaaaaggtataaaaaaatataattttgaaatattagAATTTCTTCAATTTGattctaataataaaattatgtgTATTCTTATTTCTTATAACAACAAAATATTTAACTTCATAAAAGGATCAgatgaaataattattaatatgttatctattaaagaaaataaaaaacaactAAAAAAGCTATGCAAATGTTTTTCTAGTAATGGTTTTCGTGTACTAACTTTTGCATATAAAGAAATCCCTCAAAATGAATatgatgaatataaaaaaagctcgaacaattttaataaagaagattattttaaaaacacttttaataaaaatataaatattttagcAATTATAACTTTTAAAGAAGAAATTCAAAAGAATGCAAAAATATGTTTAGATATGTTTAGAAAAGCGAATATTAAAACGTGGATATTATCAGGtgataaaaaggaaaatataatGTCTATTTCAAATTCTTTGAAGTTAATCAATgaaaataacattttttgcgatttgaatgaaaaaaaattactatatttatataaatataaaaataaagctATATCTAATATATCTTCTAAAAAATGCTTACTTAGTAATTACTCTTCTTCGAGTTCTTACAAGAAGAAATTTCACGATGATGTTggaaaatattcattttttaataattgcaataataattatcaaacaaaaaaaaagaaaacctTAACATATTCAAATtctttgaaaaatattatgaattctaataattataattctacaaataataaaaatatcaaaaatagTGACAATGATgacaaaaaagaaattatatataatatcagTAATAATgacaatattataaaaaatgaattttccTGCTTACATGAGGATAAAAGGAAGAATATAACTAATAATTCAATACATACTAAAGGATATGAATTAGATAAAAATTCAACACAtaacattattttaaataaagatgaaATTATTGGCATATTAAAAACAATGTTATATGATTAcgatatgaaaaaaaaaaaaaaaaaaaaaattgaaaaaaaaaaaataaaagattacTGTCTTAATAATATTGTATATGTAATTAATGGGGATATAATCGATtactatttaaaatatcagCAAAGAGAATTTattaatgttttaaaaaattccaagtgtgttttattttataggTGTAGTTCAATTCAAAAAGGAATGATAGTTagaagtttaaaaaaaaatacaaaatatagCATTTGTTCAATTGGCGATGAtgtaaatgatttaaatatgTTTAACGAATCTGATATTTCAATAACAAtttataattcaaaaaacaACATATGCAATTTATATGCtgatataaaattatcttCATTTGAAGATTTGggaactttattttttttatatggtAACGTAATTTAcagaaattttaatttaattgcaaaatatatttattatagaaGAATaacccttttttttttacagttttatttttcatactTTTTCAATTGTagattttctattttttcaaatatttcattattatgcTACTTTATACTATTCACTGTTATTACTAATATATCAATCTTGCTATCACAAAGTGATATAAGAGATAATGtattgaaaaataatataatattttataagtttttaaaaaatgacttattttctttaaaatttttttataaagtacTAT
- a CDS encoding zinc finger protein, putative, whose translation MVYATLLSEEDLSRFRTKQCKRLLNGGCNFGLDRCQYSHNEFWNRRCPFYLSDSSFIRYITIMCPDVETKSDGSINSLCLRGGECPFAHSSEEILYHPLFYKTKRCEDYKKGSCNTYYCPFIHGLAETRVPGNYKLPFTNGINIPSIPNVIIVDKIDICNKNNNGLINDKYIKSLSLKKKSDLKLEDMNDNDVQSNKMNYMASTAYSSVDSISNKNEIPKINIGQISLSFNDNLFNKDNLLNYSEEELKLNLFSNTPFENLNNYTRNSIKNSINSFANFDANSNSNNTNNSNIYSSNYNELISNKLNGFPTKSGNNISISSNVSNNIIESLNTNRNYNNFNNLKLKQNHSSCSTAAHEVSFNEQEATSDEINDEEDDDIDNEDNLNILIQNKKCDSESLNSDSKLNCNLNSTENDKSSEINMLEVIKCLKALYEKIIKGNLVFTPEQWDNIAQIAYEIIGVVEFNRVLKLKKTANKVKNDIYNKNKEFIFDEEKKNEKEKENEEEKKREQVLLMENKKDYINELIEFDSEKNKLMNKINNELNKREDININSVADAQENSLMNFYHQPNTENYLDEKNEKDILSIKRKFQTSPLSSNNDNNEKTKDNLDNKIANSKDSYFLEYYNSNKNNVNFTTEAKDNNEKLSSQQQFVSFFSFLSE comes from the coding sequence ATGGTATATGCAACTTTATTAAGTGAAGAAGATTTGAGTCGCTTTCGAACAAAACAATGTAAAAGATTATTAAATGGTGGTTGCAATTTTGGTTTAGATAGATGCCAATATAGTCATAATGAATTTTGGAATAGAAGATGTCCATTTTATTTAAGTGATTCTTCTTTTATTCGTTACATAACAATAATGTGCCCAGATGTAGAAACAAAAAGTGATGGATCTATTAATAGTTTATGTTTAAGGGGAGGTGAATGCCCCTTTGCTCATTCCTCCGAAGAAATTTTATATCATCCTCTCttttataaaacaaaaagatgtgaagattataaaaaaggatCATGTAATACATACTACTGTCCTTTTATTCATGGATTAGCTGAAACGAGAGTCCCAGGAAATTATAAGTTACCTTTTACTAACGGTATAAACATTCCTAGTATTCCTAATGTAATTATTGTAGATAAAATAGATATATGcaataaaaacaataatgGTTTAATTAAtgacaaatatataaaaagtttgtctttaaaaaaaaagagtgaTTTAAAATTAGAAGATATGAATGATAATGATGTACaaagtaataaaatgaattatatgGCTTCAACCGCTTATTCTTCTGTTGATTCaatttctaataaaaatgagaTACCCAAAATTAATATAGGACAAATTTCCTTATCttttaatgataatttatttaataaagataatttattaaactaTTCTGAAGAAGAACTAAAATTAAACTTATTCAGCAATACTCCTTTCGAAAATTTAAACAATTATACAAGAAATAGCATAAAAAATTCTATTAATTCATTTGCTAATTTTGATGCAAACagtaatagtaataatacaaataattctAATATTTATTCCTCAAATTATAATGAACTTATttctaataaattaaatggaTTTCCTACAAAAAGTGGGaataatatttctattaGCTCAAACGtttctaataatataatagaatCTTTAAATACAAATCGAAATTATAATAACTTCAACAAtctaaaattaaaacaaaatcATTCTAGTTGTAGTACAGCTGCTCATGAAGTCAGCTTTAACGAACAAGAAGCTACAAGCGATGAAATAAATGATGAAGAAGATGATGATATAGATAATgaagataatttaaatatattaattcaaaataaaaaatgcgATTCCGAATCATTAAATAGTGATAGTAAATTAAACTGTAATTTAAATAGTacagaaaatgataaaagcAGTGAAATTAATATGTTAGAAGTTATCAAATGCTTAAAAGCTTTATACGAGAAAATAATTAAGGGAAATTTAGTTTTTACACCAGAACAGTGGGATAATATTGCACAAATTGCATATGAAATCATTGGAGTAGTTGAATTTAATAGggttttaaaattaaaaaaaacagcaaacaaagtaaaaaatgatatatataataaaaataaagaatttatatttgatgaagaaaaaaaaaatgaaaaagaaaaagaaaatgaagaagaaaagaaaagagaGCAAGTATTATTaatggaaaataaaaaagattataTTAACGAACTTATAGAATTTGattcagaaaaaaataaattaatgaataaaataaataatgaattaaataaaagggaagatataaatataaatagtgTAGCGGATGCACAAGAAAACAgtttaatgaatttttatcatCAACCAAATACAGAGAATTATctagatgaaaaaaatgaaaaagatatattatccataaaaaggaaatttcAAACGAGTCCATTAAGTtctaataatgataataatgaaaaaacaaaagataATTTGGATAATAAAATTGCAAATTCAAAagattcttattttttagaatattataattcaaataaaaataatgttaaCTTTACAACAGAAGCaaaagataataatgaaaaactTTCTTCACAACAGCAGTTcgtatcttttttttctttcttatcagaataa
- the DER1-1 gene encoding derlin-1, putative: MVQLGELLSSIPLITRLYLILSSILMVLCSLDIISPLSLYLNWNLVLNEHQYWRLVTCFLYFGSFGLHFFWDAYVLIYYCSSLEDVTFRNNSADFLWMLIVSCLMLLVVSYIFGGVYFYSSCIINVITYVWSKNNSSTRLTIFFFTIKASYLPWVLTLLSLIVDYNSNDNFFGILVGHIYFFFTNVFPLMPISKNTQIFKTPQFLKWLLKQEQ; the protein is encoded by the exons ATGGTTCAATTAGGTGAGTTATTAAGTAGTATCCCTTTAATAACTCGTTTATATCTTATTCTTTCTTCAATTTTAATGGTGTTATGTTCTCTTGATATAATTTCACCTTTAAgcttatatttaaattggAACTTAGTATTAAATGAACATCAG tatTGGAGACTTGTAACTTGCTTTTTGTATTTTGGATCATTTGGTTTACACTTTTTTTGGGATGCTTATGTTTT AATATATTATTGTAGTTCATTAGAAGATGTTACTTTTAGAAATAATTCTGCTGATTTCTTATGGATGCTTATTGTATCTTGTTTAATGCTTTTg GTtgtttcatatatatttggaggtgtatatttttatagtaGTTGTATAATAAATGTTATAACTTATGTATGGAGTAAGAATAATTCTTCAACAAgattaacaatttttttttttacaataaaaGCTTCCTACCTACCTTG ggtattaacattattatcattaatagTTGATTACAATTCTAATGACAATTTTTTTGGAATATTAGTGggacatatttattttttttttactaacgTTTTTCCTCTTATGCCTATCTCAAAAAATAcacaaatttttaaaacaccACAATTTTT gAAATGGTTACTAAAACAGGAACAATAA
- the LLR14.1 gene encoding leucine-rich repeat protein produces the protein MENFNSLKLSYNEYETLPRFYETNDTLSEDTNDESDNSNKRKNLNDDLNKDENNKIEKYIKLKNNIKIWAGTNKIINYEKKNVLELNKIIYNYNNKEINVSSNSKVLNINNNNLEDLCFMSDLLRHIYNQKNIESTINYSNIISLDISFNNLVTINDSILELNNLKALYIHSNKIESINEIQKLQSLSKLKKLTLENNPIMELFNKFYRPFVIHYLPHIKSLDFHDITKIEKNKSDITFNTHKYKFNLQ, from the exons ATGGAGAATTTCAATTCACTAAAATTAAGTTACAATGAATATGAAACCTTACCTAGATTTTACGAAACAAATGATACTCTg AGTGAAGATACAAATGATGAATCTGATAATTCAAATAAGAGGAAAAATCTAAAtgatgatttaaataaagatgaaaataacaaaatagaAAAGTATATtaagttaaaaaataatataaaaatatgggCTGgtacaaataaaataattaattacgAAAAAAAGAATGTATTAGAGTTGAATAAAATAAtctataattataataataaggaAATTAATGTTTCTAGTAATTCAAAGGttctaaatataaataataataacttaGAAGATTTATGCTTTATGAGTGATCTTTTGAGgcatatatataatcaaaaaaatatagaatcCACTATTAATTATTCAAATATTATTTCCTTagatatttcttttaataatttagttACAATAAATGATAGTATATtggaattaaataatttaaaagcaTTATATATCCACTCAAATAAAATAGAGAGCATTAACGAAATTCAAAAACTTCAATCCTTatctaaattaaaaaaacttaCTTTAGAAAATAACCCTATTATGGAATTGTTTAACAAATTTTATcg acCTTTTGTAATTCATTACTTACCTCATATAAAATCTTTGGATTTTCATGATATTACTAAAatagagaaaaataaatcagATATAACTTTTAATACGcacaaatataaatttaatttgcAATAA